The following coding sequences lie in one Euhalothece natronophila Z-M001 genomic window:
- a CDS encoding HAD-IA family hydrolase gives MAQAKVIFFDAVGTLFGVKGSVGEVYSRIGRSFGVLTSPEELDQAFYEVFKASSPLAFPDVPTPQIPEKEFQWWRDITKLTFQKVGVAHKFLDFDVFFTRLYKHFATASPWEVYPDVIPSLQRWQEQGVELGIISNFDSRLYAVLVALNLRSFFSSITISSEVGAAKPDPQIFESAIAQYQVKPEETWHIGDSRREDYEGAKAAGMQAFLLKRRSLVLR, from the coding sequence ATGGCACAAGCAAAGGTGATTTTTTTTGATGCAGTGGGAACCCTATTTGGGGTAAAAGGAAGTGTCGGTGAGGTTTATAGCAGGATCGGGCGCAGTTTTGGGGTTCTCACTTCTCCAGAAGAGTTAGATCAAGCCTTTTATGAGGTGTTTAAAGCATCCTCTCCTCTTGCTTTCCCTGATGTTCCTACGCCTCAAATTCCTGAAAAAGAGTTTCAATGGTGGCGAGATATTACGAAATTAACGTTTCAGAAGGTGGGAGTTGCTCATAAATTTTTAGACTTTGATGTTTTTTTTACTCGTCTTTACAAGCATTTTGCCACAGCTAGTCCCTGGGAAGTTTATCCTGATGTGATTCCTTCTCTACAACGTTGGCAGGAACAAGGGGTAGAATTAGGCATTATTTCTAACTTTGACTCTCGGCTATATGCGGTTTTAGTGGCTCTCAATTTACGCTCTTTTTTTAGTAGTATTACTATTTCTTCGGAAGTTGGGGCGGCTAAACCTGATCCGCAAATTTTTGAAAGCGCGATCGCGCAGTATCAAGTTAAGCCCGAAGAAACTTGGCATATTGGTGATAGTCGTCGTGAAGATTATGAAGGGGCAAAAGCTGCAGGAATGCAAGCATTTTTATTAAAGCGTCGTAGCCTTGTACTTCGTTGA
- a CDS encoding RNA-guided endonuclease InsQ/TnpB family protein has protein sequence MFVLEFKVKAKKAQTQAIDEAIRTTQFIRNKCIRYWMDNQGVNKYALNKLCKQLAEEFSWAKELNSMARQSAAERAWSSISRFYDNCKKGINGKKGYPQFQKNNRSVEYKTSGWKLDLNTRKHITFTDKKGIGRVKLVGTRDLHFYHPDEIKRVRLLRRADGYYCQFLINTEVKEQLEPTKRTIGLDVGLESFYTDSDGHKEPNPRFFREGEQKLKRLQRRLSKKQKGSSNRRKARQKLGKAHLRISRQRKEHALRLARCVVKSNDFIAYENLKVSNMVKNHCLAKSISDVGWYQFRVWLEYFAQKFGKVAVAVPPHYTSQECSNCGRIVKKSLSTRTHACQCGTKLDRDENAAINILREGLRTVGRTGTAGFEPDSKLVERPASTSVVSEQLGQADSSAGNLVSSS, from the coding sequence ATGTTTGTCTTAGAGTTTAAGGTCAAAGCCAAAAAAGCTCAAACTCAAGCCATTGACGAAGCAATTCGGACGACACAATTCATCCGAAATAAGTGCATTCGTTACTGGATGGACAATCAAGGCGTTAATAAATACGCTCTCAACAAACTCTGTAAACAATTGGCAGAGGAGTTTTCTTGGGCTAAAGAACTAAACTCTATGGCAAGACAGTCTGCTGCTGAACGAGCTTGGTCTTCAATTAGTCGGTTCTATGACAACTGTAAAAAAGGAATTAATGGAAAGAAAGGGTATCCTCAGTTCCAAAAAAACAACCGCAGTGTTGAATATAAAACATCTGGCTGGAAGCTCGACCTAAATACCCGAAAGCATATAACTTTCACTGACAAAAAAGGCATTGGTCGGGTGAAATTAGTTGGAACTAGAGACTTACACTTCTATCATCCTGATGAAATTAAACGAGTACGGTTACTTCGCAGGGCTGACGGTTACTATTGTCAATTCCTGATTAATACAGAGGTAAAAGAACAATTAGAACCCACCAAGAGAACCATAGGATTAGATGTTGGTTTAGAATCCTTCTATACTGACTCTGATGGTCATAAAGAACCTAATCCTCGTTTCTTTAGAGAGGGAGAACAGAAATTAAAACGGCTTCAACGCCGTCTTTCTAAGAAACAGAAAGGATCATCTAATCGCAGAAAAGCTAGACAGAAGTTAGGTAAAGCACATTTAAGAATAAGTAGGCAACGTAAAGAACACGCCTTGAGACTGGCGCGTTGCGTAGTGAAGTCTAACGACTTCATCGCCTATGAAAACTTAAAGGTGTCTAACATGGTTAAGAACCACTGTCTAGCTAAGTCAATCTCAGATGTTGGTTGGTATCAGTTCCGAGTGTGGTTAGAGTATTTTGCACAAAAGTTTGGGAAAGTAGCGGTGGCTGTTCCTCCTCACTACACTTCTCAAGAATGCTCTAATTGCGGTCGAATTGTGAAAAAGTCTCTATCAACTAGAACCCATGCTTGTCAGTGTGGGACTAAATTGGATAGAGATGAAAATGCCGCGATTAACATTCTGAGAGAAGGACTCCGTACAGTCGGGCGGACTGGAACGGCTGGCTTCGAGCCAGACTCAAAGCTTGTGGAGAGACCCGCTTCTACTTCAGTTGTTTCCGAACAATTGGGGCAAGCGGACTCGTCTGCTGGAAACCTAGTTTCTAGTAGTTAG
- a CDS encoding NAD(P)/FAD-dependent oxidoreductase translates to MSESRSRICVLGGGFGGLYTALRLSQFPWDTQPAPEIVLVDQRDRFLFTPLLYELLTDELQTWEIAPPFTEILANTPIKFIQGTVTDVNFQERQVQLADQADLNYDWLVLAIGGRTPMEMVPGATEFAFPFHSLQDAYLLEEKLKALEQGTQDKIRIAIVGGGYSGVEIACKLRDRLAERAKIRIIERGERILKASPEFNRETAQKALSDREIWIDTETTVEAITENELTLLYKGKSDTIPVDIVIWTVGTTVSELVKNLNLPHNEQGKIKVDPTLNVKQQASVFALGDLAACQDAQGKVVPATAQVAFQQSDYCAWNIWASITGRPLLPFKYHNLGEMLVLGTDNASLTAEGVKLDGMMAYLARRLAYLSRMPTPEHQFTVGSNWITQPLS, encoded by the coding sequence ATGAGTGAATCAAGAAGTCGCATCTGTGTTTTAGGAGGGGGGTTTGGTGGCTTATACACTGCCCTCCGTTTGAGTCAGTTTCCTTGGGATACCCAACCTGCGCCAGAAATTGTTTTGGTCGATCAGCGCGATCGCTTTTTATTTACTCCCCTCCTCTATGAACTACTTACAGATGAGTTACAAACTTGGGAGATTGCGCCACCATTTACAGAAATTTTAGCTAATACCCCGATTAAGTTTATTCAGGGAACAGTCACAGATGTTAATTTTCAAGAACGACAAGTCCAGTTAGCAGATCAAGCTGATTTGAATTATGATTGGCTAGTGCTTGCCATCGGGGGAAGAACTCCTATGGAAATGGTACCAGGAGCAACGGAATTTGCTTTTCCATTTCATAGTTTGCAAGATGCCTACCTGTTAGAAGAAAAACTCAAAGCATTAGAACAAGGAACTCAAGATAAAATTCGCATTGCCATTGTTGGCGGTGGCTATAGTGGGGTGGAAATTGCTTGTAAGTTGCGCGATCGACTAGCAGAACGTGCCAAAATCCGTATTATAGAAAGAGGAGAAAGAATCTTAAAAGCCTCCCCAGAGTTTAATCGGGAAACTGCCCAAAAAGCCCTTTCAGATCGAGAGATTTGGATTGATACGGAAACAACAGTGGAAGCTATCACAGAAAATGAACTCACGCTTTTATATAAAGGAAAAAGTGATACAATTCCAGTTGATATTGTTATTTGGACAGTGGGAACAACCGTATCGGAGTTAGTTAAAAATTTGAACTTACCTCACAATGAGCAGGGAAAAATTAAGGTTGATCCGACACTAAATGTGAAACAACAAGCGTCAGTCTTTGCTTTAGGAGATTTAGCTGCCTGCCAAGATGCTCAAGGGAAAGTCGTTCCAGCGACAGCACAGGTTGCTTTTCAACAGTCTGATTATTGTGCATGGAATATTTGGGCTTCCATCACCGGACGGCCCCTCCTTCCCTTTAAGTATCACAATTTGGGAGAAATGTTAGTCCTGGGGACTGATAATGCTAGTTTAACGGCTGAAGGAGTAAAACTTGATGGCATGATGGCTTATTTAGCACGTCGGTTAGCTTATCTTTCCCGAATGCCTACTCCAGAACATCAATTTACGGTTGGGTCTAATTGGATTACTCAACCCTTATCTTGA
- a CDS encoding PP2C family protein-serine/threonine phosphatase, which yields MKRYLFVVGPPLDSGVVGQLIANRYWVVTPKLVLETHPEKPPHFPHTVPRWLKPYLKLTPYGPQIPKVYGYLPETNEERWLLEYDNFASNLQERFEQGQFLSKLEEVWESASAIRQLNWLLQISQLWQPLQVQGVVGTLINSELLRVNGPVLHLQELEIDQTPVTLKELGVLWSQWQDTVRLEIQSFYQQLCQELRHGELKSSEGLIEQLEQGLKQVVGSQQRHYEIATASDTGPNRSHNEDAYYQPNSSVKENSSEKALAIVCDGVGGHQGGEIASHLAIEQLLQYLKKVNEQSPQEIIAELEQAVSLANDVISEQNDSEHRYGQQRMGTTLVMALADEYKMYITHVGDSRIYWITNQGCYQLTLDDDLASRQTRLGHMLYREALQQPSAGALVQALGMSSSQLLHPTTQQLIIDEDSVFLLCSDGLSDNDLVELHWEAEILPILTEGKDVKMVAQRLISLANDLNGHDNVTVSLVKCSVSESGEDSLTATFEELTQASSNQKTISSQQTAPVTASAKKKKKQRLQWVILLIVLMMSGFSIAYWGFAEVRQSLQEWQDNLEMMKNRSE from the coding sequence ATGAAAAGATATTTGTTCGTGGTGGGCCCCCCCTTAGATAGCGGGGTGGTTGGTCAATTAATTGCAAATCGGTATTGGGTCGTTACACCAAAGCTAGTATTGGAAACGCACCCAGAAAAGCCCCCTCATTTTCCCCACACAGTTCCAAGGTGGTTAAAACCTTACTTAAAATTAACGCCTTATGGGCCACAAATTCCCAAAGTTTATGGATATCTTCCTGAAACGAACGAAGAACGTTGGTTACTTGAATATGACAACTTTGCCTCAAACTTACAAGAGAGATTTGAACAAGGGCAGTTTTTATCCAAGCTAGAAGAAGTTTGGGAGAGTGCAAGTGCGATTCGACAATTAAATTGGCTATTACAAATTAGTCAACTCTGGCAACCGTTGCAAGTACAAGGCGTAGTAGGGACTCTTATTAATTCCGAACTTCTACGGGTCAATGGACCAGTTCTTCACTTACAAGAATTAGAAATTGATCAAACCCCAGTTACCTTAAAAGAGTTAGGTGTTCTCTGGTCTCAGTGGCAAGATACCGTACGCCTAGAAATTCAGAGCTTCTATCAACAACTGTGTCAGGAGTTACGACACGGAGAATTAAAAAGCAGTGAGGGGCTGATTGAGCAATTAGAACAAGGGTTAAAGCAAGTGGTAGGTTCCCAACAGCGACACTACGAAATTGCTACTGCTTCTGATACCGGCCCTAATCGCAGTCATAATGAAGATGCTTATTATCAGCCGAATTCTTCTGTGAAGGAAAATTCTTCAGAAAAAGCTCTCGCGATTGTTTGTGATGGAGTGGGAGGGCATCAAGGGGGAGAAATTGCTTCTCATTTAGCTATTGAACAGTTGCTTCAATACCTGAAAAAAGTTAATGAGCAGTCGCCACAAGAAATAATTGCAGAATTAGAACAAGCCGTGAGTCTTGCCAATGATGTAATCTCAGAACAAAACGATAGCGAACATCGTTATGGGCAGCAACGCATGGGAACAACCCTTGTCATGGCGCTTGCGGATGAATATAAAATGTATATTACTCATGTGGGGGATTCTCGCATTTACTGGATTACTAATCAGGGTTGCTATCAGTTGACCTTAGATGATGATTTAGCTTCCCGTCAAACCCGCTTGGGTCATATGTTATATAGAGAAGCCTTACAACAACCCTCTGCAGGGGCTTTAGTGCAAGCCTTAGGCATGAGTTCATCCCAACTGTTACATCCAACAACTCAACAATTGATTATTGATGAAGATTCAGTGTTTTTATTGTGTTCGGATGGCTTAAGTGATAATGATTTAGTGGAATTGCATTGGGAAGCGGAAATTTTACCTATTTTAACGGAAGGGAAAGACGTAAAAATGGTTGCCCAACGGCTGATTAGCCTGGCAAATGATCTCAATGGTCATGATAATGTCACCGTTTCTTTAGTCAAGTGTTCGGTATCAGAGTCTGGGGAAGATTCCTTAACAGCAACTTTTGAAGAACTCACTCAAGCATCAAGCAATCAGAAAACGATTTCCTCTCAGCAAACTGCTCCGGTTACTGCTTCAGCTAAGAAGAAAAAAAAGCAGAGGTTACAGTGGGTTATATTGCTCATCGTATTAATGATGAGTGGTTTCAGTATTGCTTATTGGGGGTTTGCTGAGGTACGTCAGTCATTGCAAGAGTGGCAAGACAATTTGGAAATGATGAAGAATCGCTCAGAATGA
- the ndhM gene encoding NAD(P)H-quinone oxidoreductase subunit M has translation MLFKSTTRHVRIYTAEIQDNELVESQNVLTLDVDPDNEFNWDEENLNQVYRKFDELVESYNGEELTEYNLRRIGSDLEHFIRNLLVSGKISYNLNSRVLNYSMGVPKVESPDSEEQYKG, from the coding sequence ATGTTATTTAAGTCAACCACTCGTCATGTTCGTATCTACACCGCAGAAATTCAAGATAACGAATTAGTGGAAAGTCAAAATGTTCTCACCCTCGACGTTGATCCCGATAATGAATTTAATTGGGATGAAGAGAATTTAAATCAGGTTTATCGCAAATTTGATGAACTCGTAGAATCCTATAATGGAGAAGAATTAACCGAATATAATCTCCGACGCATTGGTTCAGACTTAGAACATTTTATTCGTAATCTTTTAGTCAGTGGCAAAATTAGTTATAACTTAAATAGTCGCGTTTTGAACTATAGTATGGGAGTCCCGAAAGTAGAAAGCCCAGACTCAGAAGAACAATATAAAGGTTAG
- a CDS encoding anhydro-N-acetylmuramic acid kinase, with amino-acid sequence MKVMGLMSGTSVDGVDVALVEITGEKENIQVEWLAGETYSFPKPLQTEILAVCGEKPLTMKQFCELDDAIAQHFAQCAHTLEKKTNFTAELIGSHGQTIFHRPPTSSLGYSLQLGRGEMITHLTQRPTVTNFRAADIAQNGQGAPLVPKVDACLLSHSHLTRCVQNIGGISNVTYLPPRNHPHWENKIVGWDNGPGNSLLDLAVQKLTNGQQRYDENGQWAAQGTPCVELVQNWLQQDFFQQPPPKSTGRELFGEAYLNQTWEQAKAYDLSEADFLASLTELTVSAIAQDYQTFLPNLPDTILLCGGGSENNYLRECLQAKFPHTPIQTTDEAGLNRHFKEAIAFAVLAYWRYQDHYPGNLPQVTGAKSPIMLGEIHIP; translated from the coding sequence ATGAAAGTAATGGGGTTAATGAGTGGGACTTCGGTTGATGGAGTAGATGTAGCATTAGTAGAAATTACAGGAGAAAAAGAAAATATACAGGTGGAATGGTTAGCTGGAGAAACCTATTCTTTTCCCAAACCTCTGCAAACAGAAATTTTAGCCGTTTGTGGAGAAAAACCCTTGACAATGAAGCAGTTTTGTGAATTAGATGACGCGATCGCGCAACATTTTGCCCAATGCGCCCATACCCTAGAAAAAAAGACCAATTTCACAGCTGAACTAATTGGTTCTCACGGACAAACCATCTTTCATCGTCCCCCTACCTCCTCCCTTGGTTATAGCCTACAATTAGGACGAGGAGAAATGATTACCCATTTAACCCAGCGTCCCACAGTTACTAATTTTCGGGCTGCGGATATTGCCCAAAACGGACAGGGTGCGCCCTTAGTCCCCAAAGTCGATGCTTGTTTGCTCTCTCATTCCCATTTAACTCGCTGTGTGCAGAATATTGGAGGGATTAGTAATGTTACTTATCTCCCCCCTCGCAATCATCCTCACTGGGAAAATAAAATTGTCGGTTGGGATAATGGCCCTGGAAATAGTTTATTAGATTTAGCGGTGCAAAAATTGACCAATGGTCAACAACGCTACGACGAAAATGGACAATGGGCAGCGCAAGGAACGCCTTGTGTAGAGTTAGTGCAAAACTGGTTACAACAGGACTTTTTTCAACAACCGCCCCCAAAATCAACGGGACGGGAATTATTTGGAGAAGCCTATTTGAACCAAACATGGGAGCAGGCGAAAGCCTATGATCTCAGCGAAGCGGATTTTCTAGCTAGTTTAACCGAATTAACCGTTAGCGCGATCGCGCAAGATTACCAAACCTTTCTCCCAAATCTTCCCGACACCATTTTACTTTGTGGCGGTGGCAGTGAAAATAATTACTTACGAGAATGCTTACAAGCGAAATTTCCCCACACCCCAATTCAAACCACTGATGAAGCAGGATTAAACCGTCACTTTAAAGAAGCGATCGCGTTTGCTGTCTTAGCATACTGGCGGTATCAGGATCACTATCCCGGAAATTTACCGCAAGTAACAGGGGCAAAATCTCCCATTATGTTAGGGGAGATCCATATTCCCTAA
- a CDS encoding cation:proton antiporter domain-containing protein, which produces MSHLIVLPFAQILPVPLTDPVAVFLTILAIMLIAPLLFERMQLPGLVGLILAGVIVGPNVLGLLERDSTIVLLGTVGLLFLMFLAGLETSLDELKDSAKEAAFFGLTTFLLPMALGTAGMYYLLDYSLLASVLVASTFASHTLIALPILSKLGIMQSQPVKMTLGATLVTNVLALLVLAVVLRAYDGELTIGFWLFLIPALTIYTLATLWGVPRLGRWFFRKFGHDESAEFIFVLATLFVISYIANLIDIEPIIGAFLAGIAITQIIPQFSPLMNRIQFIGNTLFIPFFLISVGMLIDPLILIQEPQSLLIATVIIIIEVVSKYLAAWGSGKIFGIQFPGIMVMFGLSSAQAASTLAAVTIAFEVGLVDEVIVNGIVAMILVTCIASPWVTQKWGKQFYPEKDNHQDQPAVTYSETLAQRVLVPVANPNTEDNLLQLAIILAKKTKGTVLPLHILSDKSHVINYEDRKLQMQLLSTAEMVAHAAVTNVQTIGRIDDAIDRGVIRTAFEYEATLIICGWKGYSTQTENFFGSILDRMIKNAPVPLLITRFTYPIENTKRLIVAITEQEIQSDNIKMTAIITNNIADALKAIIEVIIMPVGNRITNPPTSARALGFRTDQPVITLRGKTAKKISNFIEQDDLLILNTHTQVNSLLNLSNQLERPEAISRMSPDTSMIVINFPNPIS; this is translated from the coding sequence ATGTCACACCTGATTGTTCTTCCTTTCGCTCAAATATTACCTGTTCCCCTTACCGATCCCGTAGCAGTTTTCTTGACCATTTTAGCAATTATGTTAATTGCTCCTTTGCTCTTTGAGAGGATGCAATTACCTGGGCTAGTGGGATTAATTCTCGCGGGGGTTATTGTTGGGCCAAATGTGTTAGGACTGTTAGAACGAGATAGCACGATTGTTTTATTGGGAACAGTCGGCTTACTATTTTTAATGTTTCTTGCTGGCTTAGAAACCAGTCTTGATGAACTCAAAGACAGTGCCAAGGAAGCCGCTTTTTTTGGCTTAACAACTTTTCTGCTTCCCATGGCTTTGGGAACAGCCGGAATGTATTATTTATTAGATTATAGTCTTTTAGCATCAGTCTTAGTTGCCTCAACTTTTGCTTCTCACACACTTATTGCTCTCCCAATTTTAAGTAAACTGGGGATTATGCAATCTCAACCAGTGAAAATGACTTTGGGGGCAACTTTAGTGACTAATGTTCTTGCCCTTTTAGTTTTAGCAGTCGTTTTAAGAGCCTATGATGGCGAACTAACAATTGGCTTTTGGTTATTTTTAATTCCTGCTTTAACCATTTATACCCTAGCAACATTATGGGGAGTTCCTCGGCTAGGACGTTGGTTTTTCCGAAAATTTGGTCATGATGAAAGTGCAGAATTTATCTTTGTCCTTGCTACTTTATTTGTTATTTCTTATATTGCCAATTTAATTGATATTGAACCAATTATTGGTGCATTTTTAGCTGGAATCGCCATTACTCAAATTATTCCTCAATTTAGCCCTTTAATGAATCGGATTCAATTTATTGGCAATACTTTATTTATTCCTTTTTTTCTTATCTCTGTTGGGATGCTCATTGATCCCTTAATTTTAATTCAAGAGCCACAGTCTCTTCTTATTGCCACTGTTATTATCATTATTGAAGTAGTTAGTAAGTATTTAGCAGCTTGGGGATCAGGAAAAATATTTGGCATTCAATTCCCAGGAATTATGGTCATGTTTGGCTTAAGTTCTGCTCAAGCTGCCTCTACCTTAGCCGCTGTCACGATTGCTTTTGAAGTGGGATTAGTCGATGAAGTAATTGTTAATGGCATTGTAGCAATGATTTTAGTCACTTGTATTGCTTCTCCTTGGGTAACGCAGAAGTGGGGGAAACAATTCTATCCAGAAAAAGATAACCATCAAGACCAACCAGCAGTTACTTATAGTGAAACTTTAGCACAGCGTGTTTTAGTACCAGTTGCTAACCCAAATACAGAAGATAACTTACTCCAACTAGCTATTATTTTAGCCAAAAAAACAAAAGGAACTGTTTTACCCCTTCATATTTTATCCGATAAATCGCATGTTATTAATTATGAAGATCGTAAATTACAAATGCAACTGTTATCAACAGCAGAAATGGTTGCTCATGCTGCAGTTACTAACGTACAGACGATTGGAAGAATTGATGATGCTATTGATCGCGGTGTGATTAGAACAGCTTTTGAATATGAAGCAACATTAATTATTTGTGGTTGGAAAGGTTATTCGACGCAAACAGAAAACTTCTTTGGTAGTATTCTTGATCGCATGATTAAAAATGCACCAGTTCCCCTATTAATTACGCGTTTTACTTATCCCATTGAGAATACCAAGCGATTAATTGTTGCGATTACTGAACAAGAAATTCAATCTGATAATATTAAAATGACAGCCATTATTACTAATAATATTGCTGATGCCTTAAAAGCGATCATTGAAGTCATAATCATGCCCGTCGGCAATCGTATAACTAACCCTCCGACTTCGGCAAGGGCTTTAGGTTTTCGCACAGATCAGCCAGTGATTACTTTACGAGGAAAAACAGCTAAGAAAATCTCTAATTTCATTGAACAAGATGATCTGTTAATTCTCAATACTCATACCCAAGTGAATAGTTTGCTCAATCTGTCAAACCAATTAGAAAGACCAGAAGCAATTTCGCGGATGAGTCCCGATACTTCAATGATTGTGATTAATTTTCCCAATCCCATTAGTTAA
- a CDS encoding class I fructose-bisphosphate aldolase, with protein sequence MNKYAEELRNTAKAMVAPNKGVLAMDESNGTCNKRFQKQGIDATEEMRRQYRELILTTPNLGDCISGAILYDETIRQKKQDGTPFTKVMQDAGVIVGIKVDTGAKDLAGHPGEKVTEGLDGLRDRIAEYYQMGARFAKWRAVITIGDGIPTPACIEANAHALARYAALCQEGGLVPIVEPEVLIDGDHTQERCYEVTDQTLRTVFSELRTQGVEFDQMILKPSMVISGKDCPQQSTPQQVAEQTIKCLRDNVPASVPGIAFLSGGQTPEQAAEHLHLMNSEPLKSQCPWRVTFSYARAIQQPALEHWKGQANNVAEAQKLLSHRAKCNSAASMGSYSADMEKQPAMA encoded by the coding sequence ATGAACAAATACGCAGAAGAATTGAGAAATACAGCAAAGGCTATGGTAGCTCCTAACAAAGGAGTTCTAGCAATGGATGAAAGTAATGGCACTTGCAATAAGCGTTTTCAAAAGCAAGGCATTGACGCAACTGAAGAAATGCGCCGCCAATATCGAGAGTTAATTCTCACTACTCCTAACTTAGGAGATTGTATTAGCGGTGCTATCCTTTATGATGAAACCATCCGTCAGAAAAAACAAGATGGCACCCCCTTCACTAAAGTGATGCAAGATGCGGGTGTCATTGTTGGGATCAAAGTTGACACCGGGGCAAAAGACTTAGCCGGTCATCCTGGAGAAAAAGTTACGGAAGGATTAGACGGACTGCGCGATCGGATTGCAGAATACTATCAAATGGGCGCTCGTTTTGCCAAATGGCGTGCGGTAATTACCATTGGTGATGGCATTCCCACCCCTGCTTGCATCGAAGCTAATGCTCATGCTTTAGCCCGTTATGCTGCATTATGCCAAGAAGGTGGCTTAGTGCCAATTGTTGAGCCGGAAGTTCTCATTGATGGAGATCATACCCAAGAACGTTGCTATGAAGTAACCGATCAAACTCTGCGCACAGTCTTCTCCGAATTACGCACCCAAGGGGTTGAATTCGATCAAATGATCCTCAAGCCTAGCATGGTCATTTCTGGTAAAGACTGCCCTCAACAGTCCACCCCGCAACAAGTTGCTGAACAAACCATCAAGTGTCTCCGTGACAACGTTCCCGCCTCTGTTCCTGGTATTGCCTTCCTCTCTGGTGGACAAACCCCTGAACAAGCCGCAGAACACTTACACTTAATGAATTCTGAGCCTCTCAAATCTCAGTGCCCCTGGCGCGTGACCTTCTCCTATGCTCGTGCAATTCAACAGCCTGCATTAGAACACTGGAAAGGCCAAGCTAATAACGTAGCAGAAGCTCAAAAACTTTTAAGCCATCGTGCGAAGTGCAACAGTGCTGCTAGCATGGGTAGCTACTCTGCTGACATGGAAAAACAGCCTGCTATGGCTTAA
- the tsaB gene encoding tRNA (adenosine(37)-N6)-threonylcarbamoyltransferase complex dimerization subunit type 1 TsaB → MTATNNQLSQYGLALHTTSSQLGLALSDFNQEKKISTWEFGQDLSTHLHIVLQDFLTPHSWSDLVLIAVAKGPGSFTGTRIGLATARTLGQQLNIPVFPISTLIGIASYRKATTPELFPEDHLIAVQLPARRQQYFVAIYEIKDAELLSYLPDKIMTPECWEQTLANLKKPYRQIEATEEELGKTASSILDVAIKHWKQGKRPSFEQAHPFYGQNPV, encoded by the coding sequence ATGACAGCGACTAATAATCAATTGTCTCAGTATGGTTTGGCTTTACATACCACTAGCTCTCAGTTGGGACTAGCTTTAAGTGACTTTAATCAAGAAAAAAAAATCTCGACTTGGGAATTTGGTCAGGACTTATCCACACACTTGCACATTGTCTTACAAGATTTTCTCACTCCTCATAGTTGGTCTGATTTAGTCTTAATTGCCGTGGCAAAAGGACCAGGGAGTTTTACTGGAACTCGCATTGGTCTAGCAACTGCCCGAACCTTAGGGCAACAATTAAATATTCCTGTATTTCCTATTTCTACGTTGATCGGAATTGCGAGTTATAGAAAAGCAACTACTCCAGAGTTATTTCCAGAAGATCATTTAATTGCAGTGCAACTACCAGCACGTCGTCAACAGTATTTTGTCGCTATTTATGAAATTAAAGACGCAGAATTGCTTAGTTATCTCCCTGATAAAATTATGACTCCTGAGTGTTGGGAACAGACTTTAGCTAACTTAAAAAAGCCTTATCGGCAGATTGAGGCAACGGAGGAGGAACTAGGAAAAACTGCCTCTAGCATACTTGATGTAGCAATCAAACACTGGAAACAGGGCAAACGTCCAAGTTTTGAGCAAGCTCACCCCTTTTATGGACAAAATCCCGTTTGA